GACTGGCTCCGCGAGAGGATTCACAGGCACGGAAGCATATACCCACCCAAGGAGCTCCTTCAGAGGGCCATCGGTGAGGAGCTGAACCCGGACTACTTCATAAGGTGGGTGAAGGAGAGGTATCTGTGAGGTTTCTTTTTATTCACACCCTCATTTTCTTCCCGCTTTGGCGCCAATGAGCGCCCCAATCAAAAGCCCTATCCCCAAAATCGCCGGCAGCCTCCATGAAACTCCTGATTGGGCACTTGGCTCATTCTCTACTGGTCCGGGCCTGTTGCTTTCCCAATTTCCACCGTATAGGCTCAGGGCTATCAGAGCATAGGCATCGCCGTCAAATGTCATGGATTCTCTGGGGCCCGCGAGTTCGAGAAATTCGAGGGCCTCTTTGGTGCCCTCGTCCCTGCCAGCCATGTGGAGCCATATCAGGGCTATAGCCGTCGAGTAAACGTCATGATTCCAGGAACCGTCCAAGTGCGGGTTTTCAATCACCGCGTAGTTATCCCCATCCTTGAAATGGAAAACCGTCTTTTCTGCATACCCGCTCCCAATGAATTCTATATAGTTCTCCAGAAGCTCCGGATAGAACCTCATCTCCCCTTTGAAGAAGCCGGACTCGTTTTCGAGAAGGGCTTTCCCTGAGAGTATCAGGAAGGTACTTCCCCGGTCGGGAATTCCCAGGCTGACGTTTATCTCGGCCATTCTTCCGGTCCCATTCCAGGTTTTCTCCACTTCCCAGCCGTTTACTGTGTAAACCCTCTCCTCAACCGTGTAGTTGGTAATCCCCCTAAAGCTCAGCCTCAGCGTTGCGTTTCCGAGGTACTGCGTCCTTTCGAGAAGGGAGGCGATGAAATCGAGCGTCCCCTTCGGCGGTCTCATGTTCTCCTCCCTCAGGAAGAGCAACGGCAGGACTATGCTCTCGTAGGGGGGCCTAATATCGCGGTAGGGCATGGGAAAGATGAAACCCGTGAAGGTGTTGTCCAGATACGGGCTCACAAGCCTCTCCGGTGTTAGCCTCTCCTCCAGCCATCTCCACTCTTCCGAGACGTTGTGACCGAGTCTTGAGAGGGCGGCGATTGCATAAGCCGTGGCAACGATGCTCGGCGACTCATTGACTGCGTTGAGTCCCGTCTGCTCCCAGAACAGGTAGACCGTGCTCCCCCAGTGGTTCCCGCTCTCGTTCTTCAGGAGGAATTGGGCTGCCTTTTCTATCTCCATGGAATCGGGACTTTCACCCGCCTCAAGGAGAGCTAAAATCGCCAGTCCGGTTCCAGCCGATCTGGAGAGCTCCCAGTAAAACCACTCCGAATCTGGCTCTGGGTAGTCGTCAGTTATTATCGCCGGAAAGGAACCGTCCTCGCTCTGCTTTGACTTTATCCATTCAACCAGTCCCCTGAACTCCGTCGAGTTCCTTGGATAGCCGCTCCGCGCGAGGGCTATGACCTTGAGGCATGCAAGATAAAACGTCTCATTTTCCCTGAAGGCATCCCATCCGGAAACGCTTCCGGTGTTCCATGCATGGTTCAGGGTTCGGAGCTGGTATTCGTTTATGTAGTGCTCCGCATCTCTTCCCATTAATGAACTGGCTCCTGCGGGTGGCAATATGAAACCGATTATGAAAACCAGAAGGATAATGAGGAGGAGCTTCTTTCTCATATCTCACACCATGTTAAAATGGGAGAAGGGACTTTAACTTTTTGGTTGGGTAGTCATTCAATGGGCTCCCCAATCCACCCAACTGGCTCGACCTCTATTGCCGCCACCCCGTACTTTCCCTCCTTCTCCTCCGAATAAAAGCGGCGGTACACCTTAACGCCCTCTTCGATGCTCTCAACGCCGGGAAGGACGTTCTCAAGGCCCTCCTTCTCCAGCATCTCCCTGAAGGAGGAGTAAACCCTCACGTCCTTCACCACACACATCAGCTTGTTCTCGAAGATTATCGTGTCCCCTGGCCTAATTCCCTGCCTCTTCTCGTCGTACAGGCGCCCCTCGACCCTCTTCCTGCCCTCGGCTATAGCCCTGAGGTACTCCTCCTGAAGTCCCATCCTCCACGTTGCCATGGAACCACCTCACAGGAGGGTTCTGACTATGGCCGGGCTTATCTTTATCAGCCTTGCGAGGAGCTTTGGCCTCTTAAGGATTGCCTTCGCGGTCTTCACGTGGTCATCGAAGTCGGCCTGGCCCTCTATGACCTCCCTCGCCTCCGGACTTCCGAGGACCTCGAAGACCTTCTCGATGTCATCCTGGCTCAGGCCCAGAAAGACCTTTCTAAACTTGAGCCCGAAGCTTACCTGCTTCTTGACGAAGGAGCAGCCCTTCTCGTAGTCCTTGAGCCTTCCATCGAGAAGTGCCCTTCTGAGGACGTGGGCGCAGTACATTCCGTAGACTATTCCTCCAGCGGTGGTCGGCTTTATCTGCAGCGCCGCGTCGCCCACGAGCGCAACGTTGCCCCTGACCCAGGGTTTCTTTACGCCGAAGCCGACGCTTCCAGCTTTGAACTCGACTATCGAAGTTGGCTTCAGCATCCTTATCTTCAGGAACCTGTGGAAGGCATCGAGACTCCCGAACGTCCCAACCCTGGCAACTCTCTCGCTCACCGGGGCCACCCAGAAGAAGAACTCGGGGTTTATCTCCCTGTTCACCCAGACCTCGACGAAGTCGGGATTGAATTCTCCCACCACTTCAGCCTCGTAGCCGCTCAGGAATTCACCTTTCGTCTGAACCCCTATCGCCTTGGCTACGGTGCTGTTCACGCCGTCGGCGCCGATGTAGAAGTCCGCCTCGATCTCGATCCTCTCGCCGAGCCTCTGGAGGACGGCCTTTCCATCCCTGAAGGCAAGAAACGTGGTCGCCATGTAGTAGTCCACGCCCTTTCCCACGGCCCTCTCGGCCAGCCACCTCTCAAGGGCCTTCCTGTCCACGAGATACGCTTGAGGCGATTTTCTCCCTATCTCGAAGCTCTGTATCCGCGAGTAGAAAACCGCCCCACGGAGCTTGTTCAAAACTGCACTCTCCGGAAGGCCGAGCCTCTCATAGTTCTCGGCCCCTATTATGCCTGTGCAGGCCTTACCCCCGAAGGAGCCCTTTCTCTCCACAACGGCTACCCTGAAATCCCTCGCGAGCAGGTTGGCGAGGTAGTTGCCAACCGGTCCTCCGCCGATGATAAGAACGTCGTACCTCATTCTCACCCACCGAGGGGAGTGCGTTTTAAAACCTAAAAACCTAACCTTTCCGGTGATAGCATGAAAGTGCTCGTGACGGGATTTGAGCCCTTCGGCGGCGAGGAGATAAACCCCTCCTGGGAGGCCGTTTCGGGGCTTCCGGATGAGATCGAGGGGGCGGAGATAATAAAGCGCCAGCTCCCGGTGACATTCAACGGTGTCAGAAAGATTCTCCAGAAGTTGATCGTCGATGAGAAGCCGGATATCGTAATCCTAACCGGTCAGGCCGGCGGGAGGCCGAACATAACCGTCGAGAGGGTTGCGATAAACGTCATGGATTCAACGAAACCAGACAACGAGGGCTTTGCCCCGGAGGACGAGCCCGTCTTTGAGGGTGCTCCGGCTGCATACTTCGCAACACTCCCGATAAAGGCCATCGTGGAGGCTTTGAGGGAGGCAAAAATCCCAGCTGGAATTTCCAACACCGCGGGAACCTATGTCTGCAACGCGGCCATGTTCACAGCACTCCACACGATAGCCGTGGCTGGGATGGAGACCAGGGCTGGCTTCATCCACGTTCCCTTCAGCCATGAGCAGGCCTTGGAAAAGCCGAGGCCTTCAATGGCCGTTGAAACGATAAGGAAGGCCTTTGAGGTCGCCATCAGAACCTCCCTGAGGGGCTGATAAGCTTTTTAAATGGCCCCTCCAACCTTTCTACAGAACCCTTAGAGGGTGAGGCCTATTCTAATCCTCGGAGTAGACATAATAAGCGAGAGCCCCAAAAGGTTTGCCGTCGTGAGCTGGTTCAACGGCAGGCTTGAGAGAAAGGGTGAGTTCACCCTCTACCGTCTTATCCGCTTCATCCAGTCCAAGAGACCGGATATAGTGGCCATGGACAGCGTCACCGAGCTCGGCGACGACCTCAGGAAGTTCCTCCGGGCCCTCCCGAGCGGGACGAAGCTCGTCCAGGTAACCGGCCGCCCGGGTGAGCAGAGAACCCTTCAGAGCCTCGCGAGGGAGCACGGGATAAGGGTAACCGACAGGTTCGACCCCTACGAGGAGGCCAAGCTTTCCGCCCTGCTGGCCAGCAAAGGAGTCGGCTACGAGGTTCTTGCCTTCGAAGACGAGGTGATAATCAAGGTAACCCGGGGGAGAAGCCACGGCAAGGGCGGCTGGAGCCAGGACAGGTACAGGAAGCGCGTTCACAACCTCGTTCGCGATAAGGTGAGGGAGATAGAGGACAGACTGCGGAGGGCGGACATACCCTTCGACCTTGAGGCCGAGGAGAAGGACTACGGCTTGGCCAAGGGGGAGTTCAAGGTCTACGCCCGCAGGGAAGAGCTGGCTGGACTTATAAAGCCCATGCGCGGCGGGGACGTCGAGGTGAGGATTCAGCCGGTTGAAAGGGCCGAGCTCGGCTTCGCCCCCCTGAAGGGCGAAGAGGCCATACGCGAGAGGAGGAGCATCATAGTGGGCATAGACCCGGGGATAACGGTCGGCATAGCGGCCATAGACCTGAACGGGAGGATAGTCGCCCTCCACAGTGAGAGGAACATGCCGGTCGGCGAGGTCTTCCGGTTCATAAGCGACGTCGGGCATCCGGTTATCGTTGCTACCGATGTAAACCCTGCCCCGGGATTCGTCGAAAAAATTGCCCGCTCCTTCAAGGCCAACCTTTTCGTCCCCAGGGAGAGCCTCCGCGTTGAGGAGAAGAACGAGCTCCTGCGGAACCTGGGGATAAGCGTTGACGACGACCATCAGCGCGACGCTTTAGCCGCCGCCTACAAGGCCTACCTTCGCCTGAAGCCCAAGCTTGAGCACGTTGACGCCAAGCTCCGCGAGGCGGGACTCACGAGAAAGGCCGACGAGGTTAAAGCTTTGGTCATTCAGGGCTACAACCTCGGAGAGGCCATGCAGCGCGTTACACTGCATGAGAGGCCGAAGGAGGAAGGAGAAGCACCCGAGGAGCGGCCGAGTGTTGATGTTAGGCCTTACATAAGGCGCATCCGCGAGCTGGAGAGGAAGATAGAGTTCCTTGAGAGGGAAAATGAAGAGCTGAGGGAGGTTATAAAGGAGCAGAAGAGGGTAATCGGCCGGCTTGAGAGAAAGCTGGTTGACTACGACGAGGAGATCCGGAGGAAAGTTCTCCGCGAGAGGGAGCTGGAGGCGAAGGTGAAGCGCATAGAAATCCTTGAGAAGCAGCTCCGTGAAGCTAAGGCCGTCATAGAGCGCCTGAGCAAGGACTTGGTTCAGGTGAAGAGGATGAACGTTGTGGAGATACGTGGCAGCGCGGTTCCCCTCAAGGTCATGAACGTCCTCAGCTGGCGCGAGCTCCAGAGGCTGGAACGTGAAATAGGAATCAAGCGGGGGGACGTTCTCTTCGTCGTAAACCCCGCTGGGGCGGGTAGAGGTATAGCGGAGGAGCTGGTTGGGAAAGGAATACGCGCCCTCATCACCGAGAAGCCCCTTCCGGGGCCGGTCAAGGAAGTCCTCCGAGAGGCTCACCTACCATTCTTCACGAGCGAGGAGCTGGACGTCAAGAGGGTTGACGAGTTCGCCGTCGTTGAGAGGGAGACCCTTGAAAGGGCAATCGATGAGCTGCTGGCGAAATGGGAGGAGGAAGACCGCGAGAGGGAGGCAGAGAGGCTCCTCCGCCTCGTGGAGGAGTACAGGATAGAGCGCATGAAGGAGCTGAGGAGAAAGGCCGAGGAGGAAGCCAAAGCGGAGCATCGAAAGGCTTAAGTAGTTTGAAAATCGCCCAGGACTGGTGGTAGATATAAACCGGGAAGAGCGTGTTGTTCTGGTATCATTATTCGTGCTTCTCATCGGGTTTTTAACCGGCCTCTATTACCGAAGGGTTGACCACATACTGAGGACTTCGTGGATGATAGCCTACCTTCTCGCCCTCCTGTGGCTTCCCCGAAAGTACAAACGGCCGGAGGGGACCCTCGGGGCCCTTCTCAGCCCCTTCTACAACGAGGGTATCACTGCCATAACATCGATTTTCCTTGCCGTTCATGCATCCCTCGTAAACGTTCCGTTCACAAACGTGGACCTTTTCAACGTCTCCTGCCGGAACGTGGACATGATAAGCCACTCCCTGGGGGGACTCGTCCTCTGGCTCTTCCTCGTGAGCATCCTCAGGGAGCTTTTCAGTGAGATGCCGTGGAGAAAGATGCTCCTCTACTCCTTCGCGCTCCTGCTGGTAATCGGGGTGGGCTGGGAAATAGCGGAGTGGTTTGGAAGCCACTTCACGGAGGGCATACTGAAGGAGACGATACCGAACAAGATAAGGGACGTCCTGATGGAACAGCTGGGTGCCCTCTTCGGGCTCTGGATGGTCACGAAGAAGGGCTATCCATTCAGTCCTCCGCGGAAATGAGTGATAGCGCTTCCTTCAGGGCCCTCAAATACTCCCCGGTTTCCTTCGCTCCCCTCTCCGTTATTCTAACGGCCGTTCGAGGTCTGTCTGCGATAACCTTGTAAATCTCGATGTAGCCCGCCTTTTCGAGGGCCTTAAGGTGCGAATCAAGATTGCCCGGCGTTACCTCCAGAACCTTCAAGAGGTCCCGGAAGAGAACCCTCCCCCGCGGGAGCAGATAGAGCATCACCCCTAACCTAATCGGATTTCCAAGTGTATGGTTCCTGCTCAGCTCTCTGAGGGCCTCCATGGTATCACCGCTCTATTGCCATGAAGGCTGAGTGGAGGTACCAGAGGGTTGTGAGGCTGAAGCCCAGGGAGATTCCAAAGGCCGCCAGTACAGTTGCGTTGGAGACTGTGCTGTAGGCTAAGGGTATGAGGAGTGCCGGTATCCCAAAGGCTGGGATCATTTCCCTCTCCCTCGTAAGGGCGAACATTCCTCCCACGGAGAACGAGATGAACGTGAGAAGGGCAACACCTATCTCGGTATCGACAGGCTTGTTGAGGGCCAGCGGCACCACGATCCACCCGAGAAGTACGCCCGTAATCCATATCCCCATTATCACCGCTCCTTCCTTCCAGGAACTCCCCGATATTCCCGCCAGTCTGACGTACCTCTTCCACACGTTGCCCGTGAACTTCATGGCAACTATAAACGCCACCGGCCAGTATATCAGGTTGAACTGCCACGGTAAATTTAGTACACCCATCATGACGTAGTAGAGGCTCATGATGGCCAGCCACACCCCAAAGTTCATTGCTCCGTACATCTTTCCCGCCGCTATGAGCTTGCCCTCCACCCTCTCGAGGACTTCCCTCAGCTCCTTAACCTCTTCCATGCGTCTCACCGATTAAGAATAGAACCCCCGGCTATTTATACCGTGGGGTTTCTCTGAGTTTCAGAATTAGGGACAACTGGGAAATGCTTATCCGACTCTAAAGGTCAGTCCCTTCTCCCTCGCCTTCCTCTCGACCTGCAGGCGGAACTGACAGGCCTTGCATATCTCTCCCGTCGTTGGCTGGCCGCATATCTTGCAGCGGTTCAGCTCGCTCGTTCTCTTCGTGTAGGTCTTCGCTATGAGTGGGAAGAGCTTGTCGTAGCTCCTCAGTATCTGGTACTTGGTTCCGGGGTGTTCCTCCTCCATCTCGTTTATCCAGTCCCTTATCTCCGCTCGGAAGGCCTCGACCGCGTAGGGACACTCGCTGAGGTCAACCTCTATATCGTTGAGAACTGCATACAGGACTATCTCCTTCTCCGGAATCTCTCGGAGAGGCTTTATCCTGGGAACCAGCTCCGGATGGATTTCCTCGTAGTAGGGACCGGTTCTTCCCAGCCGGGCTATGTCACCGCGCAGGATGTTCATTATGAACATCTGCACCTCGTCGTCGAGGTTATGGCCGACAGCTAACTTATCCGCGTCAACGTCTTTTGCGGCGTAGTTGAGTAGCCAGCGCCTCCAGACGCCGCAGTAGGAGCAGGCCCCGACACGCTCGCCCTTTTCAAAGCTCCCCATTATCTCAACCGTCTCGTCTAGGGTGAAGCCGATGTATTCCTTGAAGGAATAAATCCTGTGCTCTATGCCCAGCCTTTCCGCGTTTCTCTTGGCTATCTCCACGCTCGGAGGTCTGTACCCTGCTATCCCCTCGTCGATCGTTATCGCGACCAGCTCGAAGGGAAATTTCTCGCGGAGCTTCGCCAGGAGATGCATCAGGACTACACTGTCCTTTCCGCCGCTCACTCCCACGGCTATCCTCTCGCCCTTTTCTATGAGCCGGTACTTCTTGACGGTCTCCTTGAACTTCTTCTCCACCATCTCGTTGAAGTGTTTCTTACAGTAATACCTTCCCGTGTAGCGCGCGTGATAAACTGCAGGTCTGTTGCACTTAGAGCACTTCATGGGCTCACCGATGAAAGGTCGGGACATCGTTTAAAAAGGTTGGTTCCTTAAACTAACTGAGTGGGGCGTATGGAGAATGAGATTATCAAAACCGGGATTGATGAGCTGGATACCATGCTCGGGGGCGGCCTCCTCGACGACAGCCTAGTCCTCGTCATCTACGACACGAACTCCTTCGGCTGGGTGCTGGGGGTTGAAATCTTCAGGAGCCTCGTCAGCAGGAACGGCTTCGGCGTTGTCACCAACTACTCATTCCCTCTTAGCCTGTTGCAGAAGTACGGCAAGATGCTCGGTTTTGACGTGAGAAAGCTCGGTGAGTCGAGGGATATGGCGATAATTGACGTTTTCAGTGCCGTCAATGGCATAGCCGCCGACCTGCCCTTCGTGTATTCTCCAGGGGAGATCGATGCCAGCACGTACCTTCCAAAGATGGTTTCGGTGTACTACGAGATACTCCAAGAAATCGGCGAGAGGAAACCCATTGGGCTCACGATAACCCTCGACGGCTTCGCGTACCTCTTCGGGGAGGAGTCCACGATGAAGCTTCTCCAGAAGAACTTGGTGATGAAAGAGTCCGCCCGAGTCGCGGAAAGGAGAAAGAGACCCGTCAACATCTTCCTCCTCAATCAGGATAGGGTCTCAAAGCGCTTTATATCGTGGATATCGCAGTACGCGGAGCATATAATAGAGTTCAGCCACAGGGAGGCACCAGGAGTCGAGAAGATGGTAGTGAGAAAGTCTCTGCTGCCAGATTTTGAACCGTGC
The Thermococcus radiotolerans genome window above contains:
- a CDS encoding ASCH domain-containing protein, giving the protein MATWRMGLQEEYLRAIAEGRKRVEGRLYDEKRQGIRPGDTIIFENKLMCVVKDVRVYSSFREMLEKEGLENVLPGVESIEEGVKVYRRFYSEEKEGKYGVAAIEVEPVGWIGEPIE
- a CDS encoding geranylgeranyl reductase family protein, with the protein product MRYDVLIIGGGPVGNYLANLLARDFRVAVVERKGSFGGKACTGIIGAENYERLGLPESAVLNKLRGAVFYSRIQSFEIGRKSPQAYLVDRKALERWLAERAVGKGVDYYMATTFLAFRDGKAVLQRLGERIEIEADFYIGADGVNSTVAKAIGVQTKGEFLSGYEAEVVGEFNPDFVEVWVNREINPEFFFWVAPVSERVARVGTFGSLDAFHRFLKIRMLKPTSIVEFKAGSVGFGVKKPWVRGNVALVGDAALQIKPTTAGGIVYGMYCAHVLRRALLDGRLKDYEKGCSFVKKQVSFGLKFRKVFLGLSQDDIEKVFEVLGSPEAREVIEGQADFDDHVKTAKAILKRPKLLARLIKISPAIVRTLL
- a CDS encoding transcriptional regulator translates to MEALRELSRNHTLGNPIRLGVMLYLLPRGRVLFRDLLKVLEVTPGNLDSHLKALEKAGYIEIYKVIADRPRTAVRITERGAKETGEYLRALKEALSLISAED
- a CDS encoding DUF460 domain-containing protein: MRPILILGVDIISESPKRFAVVSWFNGRLERKGEFTLYRLIRFIQSKRPDIVAMDSVTELGDDLRKFLRALPSGTKLVQVTGRPGEQRTLQSLAREHGIRVTDRFDPYEEAKLSALLASKGVGYEVLAFEDEVIIKVTRGRSHGKGGWSQDRYRKRVHNLVRDKVREIEDRLRRADIPFDLEAEEKDYGLAKGEFKVYARREELAGLIKPMRGGDVEVRIQPVERAELGFAPLKGEEAIRERRSIIVGIDPGITVGIAAIDLNGRIVALHSERNMPVGEVFRFISDVGHPVIVATDVNPAPGFVEKIARSFKANLFVPRESLRVEEKNELLRNLGISVDDDHQRDALAAAYKAYLRLKPKLEHVDAKLREAGLTRKADEVKALVIQGYNLGEAMQRVTLHERPKEEGEAPEERPSVDVRPYIRRIRELERKIEFLERENEELREVIKEQKRVIGRLERKLVDYDEEIRRKVLRERELEAKVKRIEILEKQLREAKAVIERLSKDLVQVKRMNVVEIRGSAVPLKVMNVLSWRELQRLEREIGIKRGDVLFVVNPAGAGRGIAEELVGKGIRALITEKPLPGPVKEVLREAHLPFFTSEELDVKRVDEFAVVERETLERAIDELLAKWEEEDREREAERLLRLVEEYRIERMKELRRKAEEEAKAEHRKA
- a CDS encoding prenyltransferase/squalene oxidase repeat-containing protein yields the protein MRKKLLLIILLVFIIGFILPPAGASSLMGRDAEHYINEYQLRTLNHAWNTGSVSGWDAFRENETFYLACLKVIALARSGYPRNSTEFRGLVEWIKSKQSEDGSFPAIITDDYPEPDSEWFYWELSRSAGTGLAILALLEAGESPDSMEIEKAAQFLLKNESGNHWGSTVYLFWEQTGLNAVNESPSIVATAYAIAALSRLGHNVSEEWRWLEERLTPERLVSPYLDNTFTGFIFPMPYRDIRPPYESIVLPLLFLREENMRPPKGTLDFIASLLERTQYLGNATLRLSFRGITNYTVEERVYTVNGWEVEKTWNGTGRMAEINVSLGIPDRGSTFLILSGKALLENESGFFKGEMRFYPELLENYIEFIGSGYAEKTVFHFKDGDNYAVIENPHLDGSWNHDVYSTAIALIWLHMAGRDEGTKEALEFLELAGPRESMTFDGDAYALIALSLYGGNWESNRPGPVENEPSAQSGVSWRLPAILGIGLLIGALIGAKAGRK
- a CDS encoding TIGR00269 family protein, with product MKCSKCNRPAVYHARYTGRYYCKKHFNEMVEKKFKETVKKYRLIEKGERIAVGVSGGKDSVVLMHLLAKLREKFPFELVAITIDEGIAGYRPPSVEIAKRNAERLGIEHRIYSFKEYIGFTLDETVEIMGSFEKGERVGACSYCGVWRRWLLNYAAKDVDADKLAVGHNLDDEVQMFIMNILRGDIARLGRTGPYYEEIHPELVPRIKPLREIPEKEIVLYAVLNDIEVDLSECPYAVEAFRAEIRDWINEMEEEHPGTKYQILRSYDKLFPLIAKTYTKRTSELNRCKICGQPTTGEICKACQFRLQVERKAREKGLTFRVG
- the pcp gene encoding pyroglutamyl-peptidase I, translating into MKVLVTGFEPFGGEEINPSWEAVSGLPDEIEGAEIIKRQLPVTFNGVRKILQKLIVDEKPDIVILTGQAGGRPNITVERVAINVMDSTKPDNEGFAPEDEPVFEGAPAAYFATLPIKAIVEALREAKIPAGISNTAGTYVCNAAMFTALHTIAVAGMETRAGFIHVPFSHEQALEKPRPSMAVETIRKAFEVAIRTSLRG